The following proteins are encoded in a genomic region of Gemmatimonadaceae bacterium:
- the alaS gene encoding alanine--tRNA ligase produces the protein MLASEIRSRFLAYFERQHHVIRPSSSLVPADDPTLMFTNAGMVQFKRVFLGQEETTFGRRATTSQKCVRAGGKHNDLEQVGHTARHHTFFEMLGNFSFGDYFKRDAIRFAWEFVTEELRIPREHLRVTVFHEDAEARQLWKDVAGVPESRIYGLGAKDNFWQMADTGPCGPCTEIFVDLAATATDWAFPDGATGEWTRTDLAEFSLDAFVEGAEAGRFVEIWNLVFMQFDKQPDGTNLPLPAPSVDTGAGLERIAAVMQGVSNNFHTDVFTPLIAAVEAAVGITYPYRPGAGLGTARDAEGKVIDPASFRVLADHARATAFLLADGVFPANDGRGYVLRRILRRGVRHAWLLGRREPTLVHVVQAVIDSMGDVFPELRSRAKHILDTTRAEEVRFLATIDAGMSRFEELAPLGSTQGSTAIRGTVSGQDVFTLYDTYGFPIDLTELMARERGYLVDIAGFEAALQVQRSASQEDRKSRKIGVGADVLADMAAWQVEPASLASAQFVGYDVLETTTRVAAIRALEDGRAAVILRDAPFYTESGGQVSDTGLVTGTGWTLAVEDVKKVDGRTAVIGTASGTVAFGQVRASVPSSARRDTERNHTATHLLHAALRQVLGDHVHQAGSLVSPDRLRFDFAHHGPVTPAQRAEIEAIVNREIWAGTPVVTRVMAHADAIADGAMALFNEKYGDMVRVVGVGGFSKELCGGTHVRNTAEIGLFVLVHETGVAAGVRRVEALTARAAFAHLRAREALLVESAELLKANQIETVPRKLQALLDERRTLEKRVAEAMKGGGGGLADLLSKAVTVHGVALVAGEIVGVPDMKSLQAMGEALREKLGSGIGVLATQFEDGKAAMVAVVSDDVRARGTGADAIVKALAALGGGRGGGKPHLAQAGLPDAAAIATVLGATEGVVAGLVQG, from the coding sequence ATGCTCGCGTCTGAGATCCGCTCCCGATTCCTGGCCTACTTCGAGCGCCAGCACCACGTCATCCGGCCCTCGTCGTCGCTCGTCCCCGCGGACGACCCGACGCTGATGTTCACCAACGCCGGCATGGTCCAGTTCAAGCGCGTCTTCCTGGGGCAGGAGGAGACGACGTTCGGCCGGCGTGCCACCACCTCGCAGAAGTGTGTGCGGGCGGGGGGCAAGCACAACGATCTCGAGCAGGTGGGGCATACCGCCCGGCACCACACGTTCTTCGAGATGCTCGGCAACTTCTCCTTCGGCGACTACTTCAAGCGCGATGCCATCCGTTTCGCGTGGGAGTTCGTGACCGAGGAACTCCGGATCCCGCGGGAGCACCTTCGCGTGACGGTGTTCCACGAGGATGCCGAGGCGCGGCAGCTCTGGAAGGATGTGGCGGGCGTGCCCGAGAGCCGGATCTACGGCTTGGGCGCGAAGGACAACTTCTGGCAGATGGCCGACACCGGCCCGTGTGGCCCGTGCACGGAAATCTTCGTCGACCTTGCCGCGACCGCGACCGACTGGGCGTTCCCTGACGGTGCGACCGGCGAATGGACGCGCACCGACCTCGCCGAGTTCTCGTTGGACGCGTTCGTGGAGGGGGCAGAAGCGGGGCGTTTCGTCGAGATCTGGAATCTCGTGTTCATGCAGTTCGACAAGCAGCCCGACGGCACCAACCTGCCGTTGCCGGCACCGAGCGTGGACACGGGTGCTGGGCTCGAGCGGATCGCGGCGGTGATGCAGGGGGTGAGTAACAACTTCCACACCGACGTCTTCACGCCGCTGATCGCGGCGGTCGAGGCGGCGGTCGGGATCACCTATCCGTACCGTCCGGGCGCCGGGCTGGGCACGGCCCGTGATGCTGAGGGGAAGGTCATCGATCCGGCGAGTTTCCGCGTGCTCGCGGACCATGCGCGCGCGACGGCATTCCTGCTGGCCGACGGGGTGTTCCCCGCGAACGACGGGCGAGGGTACGTGCTGCGCCGCATCCTCCGGCGCGGTGTGCGCCATGCGTGGCTGCTCGGGCGTCGCGAACCGACGCTCGTGCACGTCGTGCAGGCCGTGATCGACAGCATGGGTGATGTCTTCCCCGAGTTGCGATCGCGGGCGAAGCACATCCTCGACACCACGCGGGCCGAGGAGGTGCGTTTCCTGGCCACGATCGATGCCGGGATGTCGCGCTTCGAGGAGCTCGCGCCGCTGGGCAGCACGCAGGGGTCGACCGCGATCCGCGGCACGGTGAGCGGGCAGGACGTGTTCACGCTGTACGACACGTACGGGTTCCCGATCGACCTGACGGAGCTGATGGCGCGCGAGCGCGGCTACCTGGTGGACATCGCCGGCTTCGAGGCGGCGCTGCAGGTGCAGCGGTCCGCGAGCCAGGAGGATCGCAAGAGCCGGAAGATCGGCGTCGGTGCGGATGTGCTGGCGGACATGGCGGCGTGGCAGGTGGAGCCGGCGTCGCTGGCGTCGGCGCAGTTCGTGGGCTACGACGTGCTGGAGACGACGACGCGGGTCGCGGCGATCCGCGCGCTCGAGGACGGCCGCGCGGCGGTGATCCTCCGGGATGCACCGTTCTACACGGAGTCGGGTGGACAGGTGTCGGACACCGGACTCGTGACCGGCACCGGCTGGACGCTGGCGGTGGAGGATGTGAAGAAGGTGGATGGCCGGACGGCGGTGATCGGCACGGCGTCCGGGACGGTGGCGTTCGGCCAGGTGCGCGCCAGCGTGCCGTCGAGCGCGCGGCGTGACACGGAACGGAACCACACCGCTACCCACCTGCTGCATGCCGCGCTGCGCCAGGTGCTGGGTGACCATGTGCACCAGGCCGGGTCGCTGGTGAGTCCCGACCGCCTGCGGTTCGACTTCGCGCACCATGGTCCGGTGACGCCGGCGCAGCGTGCCGAGATCGAGGCGATCGTGAACCGTGAGATCTGGGCGGGCACGCCGGTGGTGACGCGCGTGATGGCCCACGCGGACGCGATCGCGGATGGCGCCATGGCGCTGTTCAACGAGAAGTACGGGGACATGGTGCGCGTGGTGGGTGTCGGCGGGTTCTCGAAGGAGCTGTGCGGAGGCACCCATGTGCGCAACACGGCCGAGATCGGGCTCTTCGTGCTGGTGCACGAGACCGGGGTGGCAGCGGGCGTGCGTCGTGTCGAGGCGCTGACCGCGCGTGCGGCGTTCGCGCACCTGCGGGCGCGCGAGGCGTTGCTGGTGGAGTCGGCGGAGCTGCTGAAGGCCAACCAGATCGAGACCGTGCCGCGGAAGCTGCAGGCGCTGCTCGACGAGCGGCGGACGCTCGAGAAGCGTGTCGCGGAGGCCATGAAGGGGGGCGGCGGCGGCCTGGCGGACCTGCTGTCGAAGGCAGTCACCGTGCACGGCGTGGCGCTGGTGGCCGGCGAGATCGTCGGCGTGCCGGACATGAAGTCGTTGCAGGCCATGGGTGAGGCGCTGCGGGAGAAGCTGGGCAGCGGCATCGGCGTGCTGGCGACGCAGTTCGAGGATGGCAAGGCAGCGATGGTGGCAGTGGTCAGCGACGACGTGCGCGCGCGTGGCACGGGCGCCGACGCGATCGTGAAGGCGCTGGCGGCGCTCGGTGGCGGGCGGGGTGGCGGGAAGCCGCACCTGGCGCAGGCCGGCCTTCCCGATGCCGCCGCGATCGCGACCGTGCTCGGGGCGACGGAAGGGGTGGTTGCGGGTCTCGTGCAGGGCTGA